From Salminus brasiliensis chromosome 21, fSalBra1.hap2, whole genome shotgun sequence, a single genomic window includes:
- the cdk4 gene encoding LOW QUALITY PROTEIN: cyclin-dependent kinase 4 (The sequence of the model RefSeq protein was modified relative to this genomic sequence to represent the inferred CDS: inserted 1 base in 1 codon) has product MTQEGGIQYEPVAEIGGGAYGTVYKARDTQSGQFVALKSVRVXDGPGGLPLSTVREVALLKRLEQFDHPNIVKLMDVCATLRTDQETKVTLVFEHVDQDLKTYLEKAPAPGLPVSRIKDLMQQLLCGLSFLHSNRVLHRDLKPENILVTSRGQVKLADFGLARIYSCHMALTPVVVTLWYRSPEVLLQSTYATPVDIWSTGCIFAEMFRRKPLFCGESEVDQLTKIFSVIGLPGEEEWPTDVTLSRQNFSPQSPQPVTDYVPEISEDGADLLLKMLTFDPLRRISALNAQEHRFFSEHAGNS; this is encoded by the exons ATGACCCAGGAGGGTGGGATCCAGTATGAACCAGTGGCCGAGATCGGCGGTGGTGCGTACGGGACGGTGTATAAGGCTCGGGATACGCAGAGTGGGCAGTTTGTGGCCCTGAAGAGTGTGCGCG CAGACGGACCAGGAGGCCTGCCGCTGTCTACTGTCCGAGAGGTGGCCCTGCTGAAGAGGCTGGAGCAGTTTGACCATCCAAATATTGTCAA GCTCATGGACGTGTGCGCCACACTGAGAACCGATCAGGAGACTAAAGTCACTCTGGTGTTTGAACATGTAGATCAGGACCTGAAGACGTATCTGGAGAAGGCTCCAGCTCCAGGACTGCCTGTTAGCCGGATTAAG GATTTGATGCAGCAGCTGCTCTGTGGACTGTCCTTCCTGCACTCCAATCGAGTTCTCCACCGGGACCTGAAGCCTGAGAACATCCTGGTCACTAGCAGGGGTCAGGTCAAACTGGCTGATTTTGGCTTGGCTCGCATTTACAGCTGCCACATGGCACTCACCCCAGTG gtgGTTACGTTATGGTACCGTTCCCCAGAAGTCTTGCTCCAGTCCACCTACGCCACACCTGTAGACATCTGGAGCACCGGCTGCATCTTTGCAGAGATGTTCCGACGCAA GCCTCTGTTCTGCGGAGAATCAGAAGTGGACCAGCTGACGAAGATTTTTTC TGTCATCGGCCTGCCAGGTGAGGAGGAGTGGCCTACTGACGTCACGCTCTCACGACAGAACTTCAGCCCCCAAAGTCCCCAGCCAGTCACAGACTATGTTCCTGAGATCAGTGAAGATGGAGCAGACCTTCTGTTG AAAATGTTAACTTTCGACCCGCTGAGAAGAATCTCCGCGCTGAACGCTCAGGAGCACCGGTTCTTTTCAGAGCACGCTGGTAACTCCTAG